In Carya illinoinensis cultivar Pawnee chromosome 7, C.illinoinensisPawnee_v1, whole genome shotgun sequence, the following are encoded in one genomic region:
- the LOC122316650 gene encoding protein RADIALIS-like 3, which yields MDDFPKVLCGWSWEENKLFELALAVVDERDPDRWEMVAAMVGGKKSAEDVHKHYVTLLEDLQVIESGKLDHKLGEPHPYLQVDCSQSICWSDGDNNMLVRLDIN from the exons ATGGATGATTTTCCGAAGGTTTTGTGTGGGTGGAGCTGGGAGGAGAACAAATTGTTTGAGCTGGCTTTGGCAGTGGTTGATGAACGGGACCCAGATCGTTGGGAAATGGTTGCAGCCATGGTCGGGGGAAAGAAGAGTGCAGAGGATGTGCATAAACATTATGTGACCCTTTTGGAGGATTTGCAGGTTATAGAATCTGGTAAGCTGGACCATAAACTGGGGGAACCTCACCCTTATCTTCAAGTTGATTGCTCTCAATCCATATGCTGGAGTGATGGAGATAACAA CATGCTCGTTCGATTAGATATAAACTGA